Proteins from one Chanodichthys erythropterus isolate Z2021 chromosome 15, ASM2448905v1, whole genome shotgun sequence genomic window:
- the flot1a gene encoding flotillin-1a isoform X2, with translation MFYTCGPNEAMVVSGFCRSPPLMISGGRVFVIPCIQQIQRISLNTLTLNVKSDKVYTRHGVPISVTGIAQMKIQGQNKQMLAAACQMFMGKSEGEIAHIALETLEGHQRAIIAHLTVEEIYKDRKKFSEQVFKVASSDLVNMGISVVSYTLKDVHDDQDYLHSLGKARTAQVQKDARIGEAMNKRDAVIREAHAMQEKISAQYMNEIEMAKAQRDYELKKAVYDIEVFTKKAESEMAYQLQVAKTKQRIEEEKMQVLVVERSQQITLQEQEITRKEKELEAKVKKPADAERYRLEKLAEAERLQLIMEAEAEAESIRVRGEAEAYAVEAKGRAEAEQMAKKAEAFQQYKEGAMVDMLLEKLPLVAEEISKPLSAANKVTMVSSGGSEIGAAKLTGEVLDIMTKLPETIEKLTGISISQVARTG, from the exons ATGTTTTACACTTGCGGTCCCAATGAGGCAATGGTGGTGTCAG GTTTCTGCCGCTCTCCACCGCTCATGATATCTGGTGGCAGAGTGTTTGTTATCCCGTGCATTCAGCAGATTCAAag GATCTCTCTGAACACTCTGACGCTAAATGTAAAGAGTGATAAAGTCTACACACGTCATGGAGTGCCAATCTCTGTCACTGGGATTGCACAG ATGAAGATTCAAGGGCAGAATAAGCAGATGTTGGCTGCAGCGTGTCAGATGTTCATGGGAAAGTCGGAGGGTGAGATTGCTCACATTGCCTTGGAAACACTGGAGGGCCACCAGAGAGCCATCATTGCTCACCTGACTGTGGAG GAGATCTACAAAGACCGCAAGAAGTTCTCCGAGCAGGTGTTCAAGGTGGCTTCATCTGACCTTGTCAACATGGGCATCAGTGTGGTCAGCTACACACTCAAAGATGTTCATGATGACCAG GATTACCTGCACTCTTTAGGAAAGGCCCGTACGGCACAAGTGCAGAAGGATGCACGTATCGGGGAAGCCATGAACAAAAGAGATGCAGTAATCAGG GAGGCCCATGCCATGCAGGAGAAGATATCTGCCCAGTACATGAACGAGATCGAGATGGCTAAGGCTCAGAGAGACTACGAGCTAAAGAAGGCTGTTTACGACATTGAGGTCTTCACCAAAAAAGCTGAGTCTGAAATGGCCTATCAGCTCCAG GTGGCGAAGACGAAGCAACGGATCGAGGAGGAGAAGATGCAGGTGCTAGTGGTGGAGCGCTCGCAACAAATCACACTGCAGGAACAGGAGATCACACGCAAGGAGAAGGAGCTGGAGGCCAAAGTCAAAAAACCAGCCGATGCCGAGCGATACCGGCTGGAGAAACTCGCAGAAGCCGAGCG TCTTCAACTAATCATGGAGGCAGAAGCTGAGGCCGAATCCATCAGA GTGAGAGGAGAGGCCGAAGCGTACGCTGTGGAGGCTAAAGGTCGGGCCGAGGCTGAGCAGATGGCGAAGAAGGCTGAGGCCTTCCAGCAGTACAAAGAAGGTGCTATGGTGGACATGCTGCTGGAGAAACTGCCACTG GTGGCAGAGGAAATCAGTAAGCCTCTGTCAGCTGCCAATAAAGTCACCATGGTTTCCAGCGGAGGTTCAGAGATTGGCGCAGCCAAGCTGACAGGTGAAGTGCTTGACATCATGACCAAACTGCCTGAAACCATCGAGAAACTGACCGGCATCAGTATTTCCCAG GTGGCCCGAACCGGTTGA
- the flot1a gene encoding flotillin-1a isoform X1, whose translation MFYTCGPNEAMVVSGFCRSPPLMISGGRVFVIPCIQQIQRISLNTLTLNVKSDKVYTRHGVPISVTGIAQMKIQGQNKQMLAAACQMFMGKSEGEIAHIALETLEGHQRAIIAHLTVEEIYKDRKKFSEQVFKVASSDLVNMGISVVSYTLKDVHDDQDYLHSLGKARTAQVQKDARIGEAMNKRDAVIREAHAMQEKISAQYMNEIEMAKAQRDYELKKAVYDIEVFTKKAESEMAYQLQVAKTKQRIEEEKMQVLVVERSQQITLQEQEITRKEKELEAKVKKPADAERYRLEKLAEAERLQLIMEAEAEAESIRVRGEAEAYAVEAKGRAEAEQMAKKAEAFQQYKEGAMVDMLLEKLPLVAEEISKPLSAANKVTMVSSGGSEIGAAKLTGEVLDIMTKLPETIEKLTGISISQVKTVARTG comes from the exons ATGTTTTACACTTGCGGTCCCAATGAGGCAATGGTGGTGTCAG GTTTCTGCCGCTCTCCACCGCTCATGATATCTGGTGGCAGAGTGTTTGTTATCCCGTGCATTCAGCAGATTCAAag GATCTCTCTGAACACTCTGACGCTAAATGTAAAGAGTGATAAAGTCTACACACGTCATGGAGTGCCAATCTCTGTCACTGGGATTGCACAG ATGAAGATTCAAGGGCAGAATAAGCAGATGTTGGCTGCAGCGTGTCAGATGTTCATGGGAAAGTCGGAGGGTGAGATTGCTCACATTGCCTTGGAAACACTGGAGGGCCACCAGAGAGCCATCATTGCTCACCTGACTGTGGAG GAGATCTACAAAGACCGCAAGAAGTTCTCCGAGCAGGTGTTCAAGGTGGCTTCATCTGACCTTGTCAACATGGGCATCAGTGTGGTCAGCTACACACTCAAAGATGTTCATGATGACCAG GATTACCTGCACTCTTTAGGAAAGGCCCGTACGGCACAAGTGCAGAAGGATGCACGTATCGGGGAAGCCATGAACAAAAGAGATGCAGTAATCAGG GAGGCCCATGCCATGCAGGAGAAGATATCTGCCCAGTACATGAACGAGATCGAGATGGCTAAGGCTCAGAGAGACTACGAGCTAAAGAAGGCTGTTTACGACATTGAGGTCTTCACCAAAAAAGCTGAGTCTGAAATGGCCTATCAGCTCCAG GTGGCGAAGACGAAGCAACGGATCGAGGAGGAGAAGATGCAGGTGCTAGTGGTGGAGCGCTCGCAACAAATCACACTGCAGGAACAGGAGATCACACGCAAGGAGAAGGAGCTGGAGGCCAAAGTCAAAAAACCAGCCGATGCCGAGCGATACCGGCTGGAGAAACTCGCAGAAGCCGAGCG TCTTCAACTAATCATGGAGGCAGAAGCTGAGGCCGAATCCATCAGA GTGAGAGGAGAGGCCGAAGCGTACGCTGTGGAGGCTAAAGGTCGGGCCGAGGCTGAGCAGATGGCGAAGAAGGCTGAGGCCTTCCAGCAGTACAAAGAAGGTGCTATGGTGGACATGCTGCTGGAGAAACTGCCACTG GTGGCAGAGGAAATCAGTAAGCCTCTGTCAGCTGCCAATAAAGTCACCATGGTTTCCAGCGGAGGTTCAGAGATTGGCGCAGCCAAGCTGACAGGTGAAGTGCTTGACATCATGACCAAACTGCCTGAAACCATCGAGAAACTGACCGGCATCAGTATTTCCCAGGTGAAAACA GTGGCCCGAACCGGTTGA